ATCGACAGGCTGGGGCGTTCCCAGCCGCGCCGCGTGTTGAGTCTCCGGTCAGGGCTACGCCCTTCCCTCCGACTCAACACGCGAACTAAACCCTAACCGATTCTCTCACAGACACTGGTACTGAAATCGGGAAGGGGTCACTCGGACACTGCCCAGCGGAAAACCCGTTTGATCTTGCCGATGCGGCTATTGATGACGCCCCGGCTGAGGTCGTCGCTGATCATTCGCTGCTGCAGGGCCTTGAGTGCCAGCGGGCCAAAGTCACAGGCCAATGTATGCCCATACAATCGCCGCAGCGGTCGCAGGGCGTAGCGAATGTTTTTGAGCTCCTCCGACGGCCGGCCGTGCTTGCGATAATGGCGCTTGGCGAATTCCCAATACTGCACGAGCATTTCACTGACGGTCAGGCCGCCGGCGGCGGGCTGGGCAGGGGGCTGGCGGCCGCAGGCCAACCACTCCGCGATGCGGCGGTCATACTCGCCGCGGCTGGCGGCGGAGTTCCAGAGGCCGAGATAAAAGTCTTGACCGTTGATGGTGACCACGGCTTGGCCACTGGGCTTGTGATGGCGGTAAGTAGGAACAGCAGACAGGTGACGGTATGGCATAGCGCAAATCCCCAAAACATCTCGCGCCGGTAGACTACCGGCGTTCGAGAGTTATCAGGGCCGCGCTGCCGACCGTCGGCAGGTCTCCTAAATCCAGGTATCGGCCGAAGTTACGTTCAGAGCGGGCGAAGGGACTCGAACCCTCGACATCCAGCTTGGGAAGCTAGCGCTCTACCAACTGAGCTACGCCCGCGGTGCTGACTGGAAGGCACGGTTTCAGTCTACCACGGCCTGAGCGCAGAGCAATATCTTGATTCTCAGGGGTTTTGTACCATGCAATCCGAGAACAAAATTCGAAATCCGAATCGCGTAGTGCCGGAAATAAATCCCGAGCACGAAATTCAAAGTGGGGTATACCGACTAAAAGTTGGATTCCAGCACGCCGGAGTCGGAAAGAATGTGGTGATACACGGTGCCTTTGTTTCCTAATTCCATGTAGCACTTGCGCTCGCTGGTGACGCCCAGTTCGGCATAGCGATCGCTGTTCTCGGGATTGGCATTGGCCGCCACGCTTCTGCGGCCGACGATTTTATCGGCCACGATTTGGCTGCTCTTGCCGCTAAAGTTGATTCCTTTGCCGTCGATCACGGCCACTTCTTTTCCCTGCTCGTCGACCAACTGAATTTTGGTGATGCCCAAGAGTTCGCCGTGATCTTGATTGAACGAGCCGGCGCCCATCGAAAATATGGCCACCGGCAGAATTGCGAGCAGGCCGACCAGGAGCTTGAGCAATGTGTTTTGTCGCTCCAGTAGTAGCACTCGGCGTTCGATTTCCATGACGCTCTCCTTGTAAAAGTGAATATAATTTTGATCGTGATTCAACTAAGCCGTCCGGCAGCATTTGGATATTGCCAGGTGGTGTTTGATATATCTTCTCCGAGTTGCGCTTGGTCCGCGACTGTTCAAACCGCAAAACAATGCGGATAATCAAACGGTCTGGCGATGTGGATGCTGGCCGATGGCGGTCTTGGGAATCGCCCTGCAAGCAGCCGCCCCCGTAGCTCAGAGGATAGAGCGAGTGTTTCCTAAACACTAGGCCGCAGGTTCGAGTCCTGCCGGGGGCATTGGAGGTGGTGAGCGGCTTGCCACTACCGCGTTGCGCTTCCCGGCGCGCCGGGATGCTCGGTTAATGGTTCGAATCGTGCTGGGGCACTTCATTTCCAGGCGGGATTTTCCGCAACTGGAAGGCCCATCAAATCCTAAGCGCGAATGTCGAATGTCGAAACAAATATCAAAATTCAAAACAAGCAGAACAACGTCCGGTTTTGGAGGTGAAACTATCGGACCGGCGTTCCGGGTTTTTGGGCTAGCATGGCGGCGGTTTCGGCGGCGGAGGGAGTTTCGTTGGTGGAGGCCACCAGTTCGCGCTGGACGCTGCCGGATTGTTGACCGCCCATGCCCAAGACTTGCCAGAAATTGTGATCGGCGCGGGCCAAGGAGTAGCCGGAATTGATGACGGGCTGCCGCGTTTTGGTATCGTAAGCGACGAGGGCTACTTTGGCGGTGCCCATGGATTTGTCGCGCTCGAACAGTGCAATGCGGGGCAAAGCGACCATGGCCGGCGGCGGCAACGCCATGCCGGGGAAGCCGAAAAACAAATCGTTGCGGTCGGTGCCGACGCCGCCGCTTCCGATTTCGAGCACGACGTCGGAATCGTCTTGTTTGGCGACCAA
The window above is part of the Pirellulales bacterium genome. Proteins encoded here:
- a CDS encoding DUF6655 family protein; this translates as MIRPTIPLRTRLALVILTSANLLGCATIKQSDTSRTGIEQLLISSADDKALDKFDLRPIAGAKVFVDTQYLDCTDKNYLLIALHQRLLANHCTLVAKQDDSDVVLEIGSGGVGTDRNDLFFGFPGMALPPPAMVALPRIALFERDKSMGTAKVALVAYDTKTRQPVINSGYSLARADHNFWQVLGMGGQQSGSVQRELVASTNETPSAAETAAMLAQKPGTPVR